A stretch of the Fusobacterium varium genome encodes the following:
- a CDS encoding autotransporter, which yields MKRREVEKSLKRFLKKKISYSLSLLVTFMITGGISLGEEVNSERISETKDDILIKIQKEKDEINRKKLENKKRIEKLLNESTELVKKGNYFSKSIWESYFGVGIFDYIKADKQNKEWVYSDRKYTNNDLMREEYSKSIGNKKGTGWINRDKNWQNNSVIYDNKSELIIIPTLKIPVVKEPTEPKVDFVAPNAPLISELPTVNIGNIPTVTVNIPSYTFNNIIFPIVNIPNYTIEVKDQEINPIISPVDTKMPTIALFPNLNNNIPIISTETTIIPKYEKYIPEVPKTPEIPLPSWNPYERAEVSWLGRSVNWHWFSRFNGFYNNGYANEGNMGIHNLFDNSPAYAGAHNNPNTALLETVIPRGGTFVAIPADISYSGKVITLKDKNGNTISTAGGQPLSGWNTQTGDLLNRKGDVYTGFTDPYNDGNFMAGQTFVINNNEAYNQAHYGIFKILSGEVGWPPYIDSDFNADNITVHIGSENNLSGSLLIDGVLYDRGLTLTNSEINLYGNTLFFGGYIAPRDFSINLSGTKINIYGNNNTFFHLRDKPSAAEGGKNSINTSGQINIDITEPIISNTSRNALLIVDTYDNTGGENTKNYWVTKHAYAPFHTPIIFKNTGSIEMYGAENIVGKLSLAVLKAKPNAGDNPINEITAKISFGGDQNIGLWFADDYRNLGPNFNAVFAGDLNLEFSFGEKLQENGLNIQNNKGNIVIRPDGTAGDNTKVENSIGLIIESGQRKELNTEFLYPATAPYENTASPGAILGIAGIFDSLGNVESHALIKNVKLDNYKVIFGKYSKDNIGIVAKNGSVIDWSSNVTDNAPIVSGNNENSTAQGTTLAYAEGIFWNSRQRGLSSPYSNGAVDYTALSQQGGKYYIPEFRTTINITDNAVINSIKSIPFYAKDGGLINTKNIVAKGFGTTIAVVFADKDKADIKTGSEIIKNENGGNLNGGGAVNGKVNWSSEDSYYGPAITDADGNILTHSSILPAAEINIDGDIEAVVQGPRRDNSGNIISNELVNDNSGAIAKVKNGTNGAKISITGNIKINGLGAFADGTGALIKINGNNSEIKTGKYGALVAVNNGKIEFGGGTIEHKETYTGSHDSSGIFYAESGGSISFKGLTTINIYNGYPFAGNKDDYSAALPLGSETGKYQNMNNVEINLMQDGIILGVKENAGTILWSGMDEDTYLEGIKNDYKLNALNTNGYKWQSIILGSTLQVQSNTNIDLDSNNDSFNNLVFQRSKLILDSSAVISSNTGKGLVIGSTEDANFSKGGSGNAETGYEIDGKISILGGTVLKQAIALYTSYGHIKIGATGEVSVDNGIGAYGVNGSEILNKGKIEIKKSGMGIAGIAHKINSDGTPDNSYENYGTDVNEATEVLRIDNQGNIVVGNDSIGIYAENNMNISKFRAVVNNSGIIKTGDNSVGIMLKATLNNSAPAFAGTAADGITASITGNGFGDIEIGKNSTGIHAEKSSVNLNSDYGINLKDRSVGIYVKESIINGNHNLNIKYMGSDTGTGIGILFENKQEFSITNNNNILVDNSVDSSGIVAGIYLREENDLVNNGNISHIGGKYYGIISDKSSILNNGIITTGQAGLEGGTAIYAKDPGYTGGNITTDSDKIIVNGNNSVGIHMVTTSSFKNDGSQKSDMLVLNGSIPLTVDGDNSIGIIVENKNEDINANFDPYIIMQSGINLISSADVSKRKIGFMQLGDVAVNFSSTIDINSNNIGWYVENSNKAVGGFALGILNISGTDTGAIGMYSKNNSTTNLGNGIVLSGESKNIGVLVENTEDTVKTIENVAITNITTNSMLEGNSNIGLLIKGNKIKGDILYGLPWTIGANSIGTYFDGDSTTVLTSSLGTNPNINIESDSSGRIGIGSYFTGGAYADSSFTFNIKSNGSALDSTGEKIKPIGIYYGKNSAKNEAGITIISSNEAVIGLYGNNLTSFENTGKIKTEAGTQESVGAYFKKSNVKNTNNIDLLGDKNVGIFVSEGKLLLTGNLDLTGNKSIGIIAQGNSTTFINQNNNMSISGQDSAGISALEGAAVSSSGDINISNSAYAGISKDQGSILSLNNGEIKGNTNNLTALIAKDSGKIILSGGNISLKDNSVGIFNDKGKVEVNSGNISIGENSVGIYSKDGNISIIGTLPAITMKNNSIAVRNENSFLNGNGVLNINYAGMLNKGIGIYYKNSASTINDVEVRHTGDNLINIYSNHTALINNGNQLVQKNGIGIYSDGGTLANIAQINLVGDNTAGIYLDNGAVLSKLGTITGNSSAVSSGKVGIYVNNGDITGNSSYNFSLGGGIGIYLKNTDISYNGTMTLSGNSTLLNRTIGIYAAPSVTGTISTNLNITGKDAIGIYLAKDLLNSANIVYDGKLDITSLSANNLGIGAILEEGTVFALGNNGRINIGGTNNVGFYIKNGALFNVLGGTVTNTKDDIFAYLDGGNINFNSSSFLNINYANVIAANTGNITNDTVLNIGTVGLQGLSGSTVLNSINGILNGSISEGKAIIGDGAGTNISNHGEINLTGNNSVGIYVNNGAMGISTGKVAVKNNSIAYYAGNGASLNISGISSIGAQSVLLYAAGGSINYTAASHLTALENKSIGILLTSLETAGTGYSIDLNGKNIIVGTEGTGVLIKDSGNINEIVNIGNLIVGTKGIGIYSNNNNNIVLGNNIELSGENAVGILTNKNGDIDYSGMISTINNSGKGIISFGTGNLKNYGNIKLLGESSIGIYGKTSNSIINQNTGIIEVGSGSNVSSSIGIYGENANNVLNDGIVKFAEYGVGIYGKNNNITNNGSIIGNTDKATGIYAVGSSVNNTGNIIAGHSANGIFVKNGGSIVNTGNITVGGNNSSGIYGTGTTNISHNSGVITTGNNSIGIATNSGNIIVNSGAGIIAGKESTHIYTISGTAVNNADMQMSDYSVGMYTNTGVLKNNANIVLGKSDKNAVSVKISIGMAAESGTIENHGIINVKYDSGIGMVINKGGAAINYGDIDVLGKEAYGMQGMNSAILENRGTINVNGINSKGIVAINKTLVKNIGTINVNGNGAQGIYIESGSKVDNNGSITVNGYGKTGIYIGDGGSILNTGNIVLNGGGNAVIEGTGSIKNIGDIIIKGPSASIDGITIDNTGKIEIPGVLDFNTIKISGNGLNEHIGTINAETFKKGEFLILSDVTQGSNHDMYIVQYLGTQNEPNAGEISAISQSVSFVADIQKDPTDGNKFNIVLVKILYEKMLKQTAAENFGIGLDDLYTGAKGKELEIFDLLDKMSNKDELISTFENELRGNEYANIQDRMLDIENVFDNSYNKLKHEELYTKESLKIGAIVRKSEAEYKNAALNDYEVNTIGATILKEYDHLKYGCKSNLHLGFAQSKFDFTDRDSLEKVYSLNIGAGYEDYIDGQNSLKWYLDGDILINYHEMDRKLNISGSQYSNEGKYWSGTAMIKNKIRYEILQNNEKINIGLFGTFNLGYGKFEKFKEKGDGVELALQSNDMYIVRPGVGTDITLNKYTDNGKISLKGKLTAEYELGEVYDGANKAKIKNSSAQYYSLEKPKKMKEIINVGAEVKYETREGHAVSFEIAREEGRRDSMKYGINLIYKF from the coding sequence ATGAAGAGAAGAGAAGTAGAAAAATCTTTAAAGAGATTTTTAAAGAAAAAAATTAGTTATTCTTTATCATTGCTGGTAACTTTTATGATAACGGGTGGAATATCATTGGGAGAGGAAGTAAATTCAGAAAGAATTTCTGAAACTAAAGATGACATTTTAATTAAAATTCAAAAAGAAAAAGATGAAATAAATAGGAAAAAGTTAGAAAATAAAAAAAGAATTGAAAAATTATTGAATGAAAGTACAGAATTGGTAAAAAAAGGGAATTATTTTTCAAAATCTATATGGGAAAGTTATTTTGGTGTGGGAATATTTGATTATATAAAAGCTGATAAACAGAATAAAGAATGGGTATATAGTGATAGAAAGTATACAAATAATGACTTAATGAGAGAAGAATATTCCAAAAGCATTGGAAATAAAAAGGGAACTGGCTGGATAAATAGAGATAAAAATTGGCAGAATAATTCAGTGATATATGATAATAAATCTGAGTTAATAATTATTCCTACTTTAAAAATACCAGTTGTTAAGGAACCTACTGAACCTAAAGTGGATTTTGTTGCTCCAAATGCTCCACTAATCAGTGAGCTACCAACAGTAAATATAGGAAATATTCCAACAGTGACAGTAAATATCCCTTCATATACATTTAATAATATCATTTTTCCAATAGTTAATATTCCAAATTATACTATTGAAGTTAAAGATCAGGAGATAAATCCAATTATTTCTCCTGTAGATACAAAAATGCCAACAATAGCTCTATTTCCTAATCTTAATAATAATATACCAATTATTTCAACAGAAACTACAATAATACCAAAATATGAAAAGTATATTCCAGAAGTTCCAAAAACTCCAGAGATTCCATTACCAAGTTGGAATCCATATGAAAGAGCAGAGGTCAGCTGGCTGGGAAGAAGTGTAAACTGGCATTGGTTCAGTAGATTTAATGGATTTTACAACAATGGATATGCTAATGAAGGAAATATGGGAATTCATAATTTATTTGATAATTCCCCAGCTTATGCTGGAGCACACAACAATCCCAATACAGCTCTTTTAGAAACTGTTATTCCTAGAGGAGGAACATTTGTAGCTATACCTGCTGATATATCATATAGTGGAAAAGTCATAACTTTAAAAGATAAAAATGGAAATACTATATCCACTGCTGGAGGACAGCCTTTATCAGGCTGGAATACACAGACAGGAGATTTATTAAATAGAAAAGGGGACGTTTACACAGGGTTTACAGATCCGTATAATGATGGAAATTTTATGGCAGGACAAACTTTTGTGATAAACAACAATGAAGCATATAATCAAGCACATTATGGAATATTTAAAATACTAAGTGGAGAGGTTGGGTGGCCTCCATATATCGATTCTGATTTTAATGCTGATAACATTACTGTTCATATAGGTTCTGAAAATAATCTTTCTGGATCACTTTTAATAGATGGTGTTTTGTATGATAGAGGGTTAACTTTGACAAATTCTGAAATAAATTTATATGGGAATACTTTATTTTTTGGTGGCTATATTGCACCAAGAGATTTTTCAATTAATTTATCAGGAACAAAAATAAATATATATGGAAATAATAATACATTTTTTCATTTAAGAGATAAGCCTTCAGCAGCTGAGGGAGGAAAAAACAGTATTAATACTTCTGGACAGATTAATATAGATATTACAGAACCAATAATAAGCAATACTTCAAGAAATGCTTTGTTAATTGTAGATACTTATGATAATACAGGAGGGGAAAATACAAAAAATTATTGGGTAACTAAGCATGCTTATGCTCCATTTCATACTCCAATAATATTTAAAAATACAGGAAGTATAGAGATGTATGGTGCCGAAAACATAGTCGGAAAATTAAGTTTAGCAGTTTTAAAAGCTAAACCTAATGCTGGAGATAATCCAATTAATGAAATAACAGCAAAAATATCATTTGGAGGAGATCAAAATATTGGATTATGGTTTGCTGATGATTATAGAAACTTAGGACCTAATTTCAATGCTGTTTTTGCAGGGGATTTGAATTTGGAATTTTCTTTTGGAGAAAAATTACAAGAAAATGGTTTGAATATTCAAAATAATAAAGGAAATATAGTAATAAGACCAGATGGAACAGCTGGAGATAATACTAAAGTTGAAAATTCAATAGGTTTAATAATTGAAAGTGGACAAAGAAAGGAATTAAATACAGAATTTTTGTATCCTGCAACTGCTCCATATGAGAATACTGCTTCACCTGGAGCAATTTTAGGAATAGCAGGAATATTTGATAGTCTGGGAAATGTAGAATCCCATGCACTTATTAAAAATGTAAAGTTAGATAATTATAAAGTGATATTTGGAAAATATTCTAAAGACAATATAGGGATAGTTGCTAAAAATGGAAGTGTAATTGACTGGAGTTCAAATGTGACAGATAACGCCCCAATTGTTTCTGGGAATAATGAAAACAGTACTGCACAAGGAACAACTTTAGCTTATGCAGAAGGAATATTTTGGAATTCAAGACAGAGAGGTTTATCATCTCCTTACAGTAATGGAGCTGTTGACTATACAGCGTTAAGCCAGCAGGGAGGGAAATATTATATTCCTGAATTTAGAACAACAATAAATATAACAGATAATGCAGTTATAAATTCTATTAAGTCAATTCCTTTTTATGCTAAAGATGGAGGATTAATAAATACAAAAAATATTGTAGCTAAAGGGTTTGGAACTACTATTGCAGTCGTATTTGCTGATAAAGATAAAGCAGATATAAAAACAGGAAGTGAGATAATAAAAAATGAAAATGGTGGAAACTTAAATGGTGGAGGAGCAGTTAATGGAAAAGTAAACTGGAGTTCAGAGGACTCTTATTATGGACCAGCAATAACTGACGCTGATGGAAATATTTTAACTCACAGTAGTATTTTGCCAGCAGCTGAAATAAATATAGATGGAGATATAGAAGCAGTTGTTCAAGGGCCTCGTAGAGATAATTCTGGAAATATAATTTCCAATGAATTGGTTAATGATAACAGTGGTGCTATAGCAAAAGTAAAAAATGGAACAAATGGAGCTAAGATATCAATAACAGGAAATATTAAAATTAATGGATTAGGAGCTTTTGCTGATGGAACAGGAGCATTAATAAAAATAAATGGAAATAATTCAGAAATAAAAACAGGAAAATATGGTGCATTAGTAGCTGTAAATAATGGGAAAATAGAATTTGGAGGAGGAACTATTGAGCATAAAGAAACTTATACTGGTTCTCATGATTCATCAGGAATTTTTTATGCTGAAAGTGGAGGAAGTATTAGTTTTAAAGGATTAACAACCATTAATATCTACAATGGTTATCCTTTTGCAGGAAATAAGGATGATTATTCTGCTGCATTACCATTAGGAAGTGAAACAGGAAAATATCAAAATATGAATAATGTAGAGATAAACCTTATGCAAGATGGAATAATTCTTGGAGTCAAAGAGAATGCAGGAACTATTTTATGGTCAGGGATGGATGAAGATACATATTTGGAAGGAATAAAAAACGACTATAAATTGAATGCTTTAAATACTAATGGTTATAAATGGCAGTCTATAATATTAGGAAGTACTTTGCAAGTACAGTCTAATACTAATATTGATTTAGATTCTAATAATGATTCATTTAATAATCTAGTATTTCAAAGAAGTAAATTAATATTAGATAGCAGTGCCGTTATTTCTTCAAATACTGGAAAAGGATTAGTAATAGGAAGTACAGAGGATGCTAATTTCAGTAAGGGTGGAAGTGGAAATGCAGAAACTGGATATGAAATAGATGGAAAAATAAGTATTTTAGGAGGAACAGTTCTAAAACAAGCTATTGCACTTTATACAAGTTATGGGCATATAAAAATTGGAGCAACTGGAGAGGTATCAGTAGATAATGGAATAGGAGCTTATGGTGTAAATGGTAGTGAAATTTTAAATAAGGGAAAGATAGAAATCAAAAAAAGTGGAATGGGAATAGCAGGAATAGCTCATAAAATAAATTCTGATGGAACACCAGATAATTCATATGAAAATTATGGAACTGATGTTAATGAAGCAACAGAAGTATTAAGAATTGATAATCAGGGAAACATAGTGGTTGGGAATGACTCTATTGGGATTTATGCAGAAAATAACATGAATATTTCTAAATTCAGAGCAGTAGTAAATAATAGTGGAATAATTAAAACTGGAGATAACTCTGTAGGAATAATGCTGAAAGCAACATTAAATAATTCTGCTCCAGCATTTGCAGGAACAGCTGCAGATGGGATAACAGCAAGTATTACTGGGAATGGATTTGGAGATATAGAAATAGGAAAGAATTCTACTGGTATTCATGCAGAAAAATCTTCTGTAAATTTAAATAGTGATTATGGAATAAACTTAAAAGATAGATCAGTAGGAATTTATGTAAAGGAATCCATTATTAATGGAAATCATAATTTAAATATAAAATATATGGGAAGTGATACAGGAACAGGTATTGGAATCTTATTTGAAAATAAACAGGAATTTTCTATAACAAATAACAATAATATATTAGTAGATAATTCTGTTGACAGTTCTGGAATAGTGGCAGGTATATATCTTAGAGAAGAAAATGATCTCGTTAATAATGGAAATATTTCTCACATTGGAGGAAAATATTATGGAATTATCTCTGATAAATCTTCAATATTAAACAATGGTATTATTACAACAGGACAGGCAGGATTAGAAGGAGGAACAGCGATATATGCTAAAGATCCTGGATATACTGGAGGAAATATAACTACAGATAGTGATAAAATTATAGTTAATGGAAATAATTCTGTTGGAATTCACATGGTAACAACTTCTTCATTTAAAAATGATGGAAGTCAAAAATCAGATATGTTGGTACTTAATGGAAGCATACCGTTAACTGTAGATGGAGATAATTCAATTGGGATCATAGTTGAAAATAAAAATGAAGATATTAATGCCAATTTTGATCCTTATATTATTATGCAAAGCGGAATTAATCTTATAAGTTCTGCTGATGTTTCTAAACGAAAAATAGGATTTATGCAGCTAGGAGATGTAGCAGTAAACTTTTCTTCAACAATAGATATAAATTCTAACAATATAGGTTGGTATGTAGAAAATAGTAATAAGGCAGTAGGAGGATTTGCATTAGGAATTCTGAATATTTCTGGTACTGATACAGGTGCTATTGGGATGTATTCTAAAAATAATAGTACTACAAATCTTGGAAATGGGATAGTGTTATCAGGAGAATCAAAGAATATAGGAGTTTTAGTTGAAAATACTGAAGATACAGTTAAAACAATAGAAAATGTAGCTATAACAAATATAACTACAAATAGTATGCTAGAAGGAAATAGTAATATTGGACTTTTAATAAAGGGAAATAAAATAAAGGGTGATATTCTTTATGGACTTCCTTGGACAATAGGAGCTAATTCAATAGGAACATATTTTGATGGAGATTCGACAACTGTATTAACTAGTTCCCTTGGGACAAATCCTAATATAAATATTGAATCAGATAGCAGTGGAAGAATAGGAATAGGAAGTTATTTTACTGGTGGAGCATATGCAGACTCTAGTTTTACATTTAATATAAAAAGTAATGGAAGTGCATTAGATTCTACTGGAGAAAAAATAAAGCCAATAGGTATATATTATGGTAAAAATTCAGCAAAAAATGAAGCAGGAATAACAATTATTTCTTCAAATGAAGCAGTTATAGGATTATATGGAAATAATTTAACTTCATTTGAAAATACTGGAAAAATAAAAACTGAAGCAGGAACTCAAGAAAGTGTAGGTGCCTACTTTAAAAAAAGCAATGTGAAAAATACTAATAATATAGACTTGTTAGGAGATAAAAATGTAGGAATCTTTGTTTCAGAAGGAAAATTACTGTTAACTGGAAATTTAGATTTAACTGGAAATAAATCAATAGGAATAATTGCTCAGGGAAACAGTACAACTTTTATAAATCAAAATAATAATATGTCAATTTCAGGACAAGATTCTGCGGGTATTTCAGCTTTAGAAGGAGCAGCAGTTTCAAGTTCTGGAGATATAAATATTTCTAATTCAGCTTATGCTGGAATATCTAAAGACCAAGGAAGTATATTATCTTTAAATAATGGAGAAATAAAAGGAAATACAAATAATTTAACTGCATTAATAGCTAAAGATTCTGGAAAAATAATTTTATCTGGAGGAAATATTTCTTTAAAAGATAATTCAGTGGGAATTTTTAATGATAAAGGAAAAGTGGAAGTTAATAGTGGAAATATTTCAATAGGAGAAAATAGTGTAGGAATATATTCTAAAGATGGAAACATAAGTATAATTGGAACATTACCTGCAATTACTATGAAAAATAATAGTATTGCTGTGAGAAATGAAAATAGTTTTCTAAATGGGAATGGTGTATTAAATATAAATTATGCTGGTATGCTAAACAAAGGAATAGGAATTTATTATAAAAATTCTGCTTCTACAATAAATGATGTAGAAGTAAGACATACAGGAGATAATTTAATAAATATCTACTCTAATCATACTGCCTTAATAAATAATGGAAATCAATTGGTTCAAAAGAATGGTATTGGAATTTATTCTGATGGTGGAACACTAGCAAATATAGCACAGATAAATTTAGTGGGAGACAATACAGCTGGAATTTATCTTGATAATGGAGCAGTGCTTTCTAAATTGGGAACAATAACTGGAAATTCTTCAGCAGTTTCTAGTGGAAAAGTAGGAATATATGTAAATAATGGAGATATCACAGGTAATTCATCATATAACTTTTCTCTTGGAGGGGGAATAGGAATTTATTTAAAAAATACAGATATCAGTTATAATGGAACTATGACATTATCAGGAAATTCTACTCTACTTAACAGAACAATTGGTATCTATGCAGCCCCTTCTGTTACAGGAACTATAAGCACAAATTTAAATATTACAGGGAAAGATGCAATAGGGATTTATTTAGCAAAAGATTTATTAAATTCAGCAAATATTGTATATGATGGAAAATTAGATATAACATCATTGAGTGCAAATAATCTTGGAATTGGAGCTATTCTAGAGGAAGGAACTGTATTTGCTTTAGGAAACAATGGAAGGATAAATATTGGTGGAACTAATAATGTTGGTTTTTATATCAAAAATGGAGCTCTATTTAATGTGTTAGGTGGAACAGTTACAAATACAAAGGATGATATTTTTGCATATTTAGATGGTGGAAATATTAACTTTAATTCCAGTTCATTTTTAAATATTAATTATGCTAATGTAATAGCAGCAAATACAGGAAACATTACTAATGATACAGTATTGAATATAGGAACTGTTGGATTACAAGGTCTCAGTGGCTCTACTGTACTTAATTCAATTAATGGAATTCTGAATGGAAGTATTTCAGAAGGAAAAGCCATTATAGGAGATGGTGCAGGAACTAATATCAGTAACCATGGAGAGATAAATCTTACTGGAAACAATTCTGTTGGAATATATGTAAATAATGGAGCTATGGGAATTTCAACAGGAAAAGTGGCTGTAAAAAATAATTCAATAGCATATTATGCAGGAAATGGAGCAAGTTTAAATATATCTGGAATAAGTTCAATTGGTGCTCAATCAGTCTTATTATATGCTGCTGGTGGAAGTATAAATTATACTGCTGCTTCTCATTTAACAGCTTTAGAGAATAAGAGCATAGGAATATTATTAACTTCTTTAGAGACTGCTGGAACAGGATATTCGATAGATTTAAATGGGAAAAATATAATAGTAGGAACTGAAGGAACAGGAGTTTTAATAAAAGACAGTGGAAATATAAATGAGATAGTAAATATTGGAAACTTAATAGTAGGAACAAAGGGAATAGGGATATATTCAAATAATAATAATAATATTGTTTTGGGAAATAATATTGAATTGTCAGGAGAAAATGCTGTAGGAATTTTAACAAATAAAAATGGAGATATAGACTATTCTGGAATGATAAGTACTATTAATAATAGTGGGAAAGGAATAATATCTTTTGGAACAGGAAACTTAAAAAACTATGGAAATATAAAACTTTTAGGTGAATCAAGTATAGGTATTTATGGAAAAACTTCAAATTCAATAATTAACCAAAATACTGGAATAATAGAAGTAGGAAGCGGAAGTAATGTTTCTTCTTCAATTGGAATATATGGGGAAAATGCTAATAACGTTTTAAATGATGGAATAGTAAAATTTGCTGAATATGGAGTGGGTATTTATGGAAAAAATAATAATATAACTAACAATGGTTCTATTATTGGAAATACAGATAAGGCTACAGGTATCTATGCTGTTGGAAGTTCAGTAAATAATACTGGAAATATAATTGCAGGACATTCAGCTAATGGTATTTTTGTAAAAAATGGAGGAAGTATAGTAAATACCGGAAATATAACTGTAGGTGGCAATAATTCTTCTGGTATCTATGGAACTGGGACGACAAATATAAGTCATAATTCAGGGGTTATAACTACAGGAAATAATTCGATTGGAATAGCAACAAATTCAGGAAATATAATTGTAAATTCTGGAGCTGGAATCATAGCTGGAAAAGAATCTACACATATTTATACAATTTCTGGAACAGCTGTAAATAATGCAGATATGCAGATGAGTGATTATAGTGTAGGAATGTATACAAATACTGGAGTATTAAAAAATAATGCCAATATAGTTTTAGGAAAATCAGATAAAAATGCAGTTTCTGTTAAAATATCAATTGGAATGGCTGCAGAATCTGGAACAATAGAAAATCATGGAATAATAAATGTAAAATATGATAGTGGCATTGGAATGGTTATAAATAAAGGTGGAGCAGCAATTAACTATGGAGATATAGATGTTCTGGGAAAAGAAGCCTATGGGATGCAGGGAATGAATTCAGCTATATTAGAAAATAGAGGGACAATAAATGTAAATGGAATAAATTCCAAAGGAATAGTTGCTATAAACAAAACATTGGTTAAAAATATTGGAACTATAAATGTAAATGGAAATGGTGCTCAGGGAATATATATAGAATCTGGATCAAAAGTAGATAATAATGGAAGCATAACAGTAAATGGTTATGGAAAAACAGGAATATATATAGGAGATGGAGGAAGTATTCTTAACACAGGAAATATAGTTTTAAATGGTGGAGGAAATGCTGTAATAGAAGGTACTGGAAGTATAAAAAATATAGGAGATATTATCATAAAAGGACCATCAGCATCTATTGATGGGATAACTATTGATAATACTGGAAAAATAGAAATTCCTGGAGTATTAGATTTTAATACAATAAAAATTAGTGGAAATGGACTTAATGAACATATTGGGACTATAAATGCAGAAACATTTAAAAAAGGAGAGTTTTTAATTTTATCTGATGTAACACAGGGAAGCAATCATGATATGTATATTGTTCAATATCTTGGAACTCAAAATGAACCTAATGCTGGAGAAATATCAGCTATATCGCAATCAGTTTCATTTGTAGCAGATATTCAAAAAGATCCAACTGATGGAAATAAATTTAATATAGTACTGGTAAAAATACTTTATGAAAAAATGTTGAAACAAACAGCAGCAGAAAATTTTGGAATAGGATTAGATGATTTGTATACTGGTGCAAAAGGAAAAGAATTAGAAATATTTGATTTATTAGATAAAATGTCAAATAAAGATGAACTTATTTCAACATTTGAAAATGAATTGAGAGGAAATGAATATGCAAATATCCAAGATAGAATGCTGGATATAGAAAATGTATTTGATAATTCTTATAATAAATTGAAACATGAGGAACTTTATACAAAAGAAAGTTTAAAAATAGGAGCTATAGTCAGAAAAAGTGAGGCAGAGTATAAAAATGCTGCTTTAAATGATTATGAAGTTAATACAATAGGAGCTACAATTTTAAAAGAATATGATCATTTAAAATATGGGTGTAAATCAAATCTTCATTTGGGATTTGCTCAAAGTAAATTTGATTTTACAGATAGAGATTCCTTAGAAAAAGTGTACTCATTAAATATAGGAGCTGGATATGAAGACTATATAGATGGTCAAAATTCTTTAAAGTGGTATTTGGATGGTGATATTTTAATTAATTATCACGAAATGGATAGAAAATTAAATATAAGTGGATCTCAATATTCAAATGAAGGAAAGTACTGGTCTGGAACAGCAATGATAAAAAATAAAATAAGATATGAAATTTTACAGAACAATGAAAAAATAAATATAGGTTTATTTGGAACTTTTAATTTAGGATATGGTAAATTTGAAAAATTTAAAGAAAAAGGAGATGGAGTAGAACTTGCACTTCAATCTAATGATATGTATATAGTAAGACCTGGTGTTGGTACAGATATAACATTGAATAAATATACTGACAATGGAAAAATTTCTTTAAAAGGAAAACTTACAGCAGAGTATGAATTGGGAGAAGTCTATGATGGAGCAAATAAAGCTAAAATAAAAAATAGTTCAGCTCAATATTATAGTTTGGAAAAACCTAAAAAAATGAAAGAAATAATAAATGTTGGAGCTGAAGTTAAATATGAAACAAGAGAAGGACATGCTGTTAGTTTTGAAATTGCAAGGGAAGAAGGAAGAAGAGATAGTATGAAATATGGAATAAATCTGATATATAAGTTTTAG
- a CDS encoding putative DNA-binding protein: MKETDFIKEYKVKRNLKNIRTAKEKIEVFWETVADVLKENERLTFKGWGNFGVKETKEKMFMNPRTKKLERLTAGKKILFRQGKILKKKIND, encoded by the coding sequence ATGAAAGAAACAGATTTTATTAAAGAATATAAAGTGAAAAGAAATTTAAAAAATATAAGAACTGCAAAAGAAAAAATAGAAGTATTCTGGGAAACAGTGGCAGATGTTTTAAAAGAGAATGAAAGACTAACTTTTAAAGGATGGGGGAATTTTGGAGTAAAAGAAACTAAAGAAAAAATGTTTATGAATCCACGAACTAAAAAATTAGAAAGATTAACAGCAGGAAAAAAAATATTATTCAGGCAAGGAAAGATTTTAAAGAAAAAAATAAATGATTAG